The following DNA comes from Tunturibacter psychrotolerans.
ATCCTGATTCGTTTAAGAGCTTGTCTACCCTGTCTGTGGGGAAGACTACGTACGATCTGTTTCGTCTGAAAGCGCTGGAGGGGACGGGTGTCGATCTCGGTCGACTTCCCTTCTCGCTGCGAATTTTGCTGGAGAATCTGCTCCGGCATGAAGACGGCCGCACGGTGACGGCGGAGGACATTCAGTTTCTGGCTTGTTGGGATCCGAATGCGGAGCCCTCGCGCGAGATTGCCTACATGCCGGCGCGAGTGCTGATGCAGGACTTTACCGGCGTGCCTGCTGTGGTCGATCTCGCTGCGATGCGCGATGCGATGAAGGCTCTGGGGGGCGATCCGGAGAAGATTAATCCGCTGCAGCCGGCGGAGCTGGTGATCGATCACTCGGTGCAGGTGGATGAGTTTGGCACGCAGAGGGCGTATGACCTGAATGCGGCGTTGGAGTTTCAGCGGAACCGCGAGCGGTATGCGTTTTTGAAGTGGGGACAGACGGCGTTCAATAATTTTTCTGCAGTGCCACCGGGAATGGGAATCTGTCACCAGGTGAACCTGGAGTATCTTGCGCGAGTTGTGTTTACGACGACGCCGGATGCGCAGGGCAAGGTGTTTGCTTACCCGGATACGCTGGTGGGAACTGACTCGCACACGACGATGGTGAATGGACTGGGCGTGCTGGGCTGGGGTGTGGGTGGAATTGAAGCCGAGGCAGCGATGCTCGGGCAGCCCGTGAGCATGCTGGTGCCACAGGTGGTTGGGTTCAAGCTGACGGGCAAGTTGAAGGAAGGCACGACTGCTACAGACCTCGTGCTGACTGTGACGGAGATGCTGCGCAAGCTGGGAGTGGTGGGTAAGTTTGTGGAGTTCTATGGGTCGGGCATCACTGAACTGCCGCTGGCTGATCGGGCGACGATTGCGAATATGGCTCCGGAGTACGGGGCGACGTGCGGAATCTTTCCGGTGGATGCGGAGACGCTGAAGTATCTGCGACTGACAGGGCGCAGCGAAGAACAGATTGCGCTAGTGGAGGCTTACTACCGGGAGCAGGGACTGTTTCATACGGCGGATGCGAAGGAGGCTGTTTACTCGGCGACGATTTCGCTGGATCTGGCGACGGTGGAGTCGAGTGTTGCGGGGCCGAAGAGGCCGCAGGATCGGGTTGCGCTGTCAGGCGCGGCGGCAAGCTTCAAAGAGCAGTTGCCTTCACTTCTGGGACCGAATGGGAACAAGCACGTGATTCGGCAAATGGTGCGTTGGGAGGGTGAGGGTGGCACGGCTTCGGCAACTGGCGATTTGAGCAGCAGCGTGGGGGTTTCGGCGCCTGTCGTGGAAGCGCCTGTGGTTTCGGTGATCACAATCAGCGATGAGAAGATGCCTCAACTGGAGGCTCCGCACGTGTCGATTCGCACCAGGTTTGGAGTTGATCCGGAGCAGTATCTCGATCATGGATCGATTGTGATCGCGGCGATTACTTCCTGCACGAATACTTCGAACCCCTACGTGATGATGGCGGCGGGTCTGCTTGCGAAGAAGGCTGTGGAGAAGGGACTGAGTACTCCACCGTGGGTGAAGACTTCGCTTGCGCCGGGTTCTCGTGTGGTAACGGACTACTACGTGAAGGCTGGACTGATGCCTTATCTCGATAAGCTGCGTTTTCAAGTGGTGGGGTATGGATGTACGACCTGCATTGGAAACTCGGGCCCGCTGCCCACGGATGTTTCGAAGACGATTGAAGACCATGGGCTGGTGGCTGTGTCGGTGTTGTCGGGTAATCGGAACTTTGAGGGAAGAATTTCGCCGGAGGTGAGAGCGAACTACCTGATGAGTCCTCCGCTAGTGGTGGCGTATGCGCTGGCAGGGCACATTACACATGATTTCGAGAAGGAAGCGTTAGGGCGCGATCTGGATGGAAAGCCTGTTTTCCTGCGGGATATATGGCCTACGCAGGAAGAGGTTTCGTCGGCGGTGAACTCTTCGATCGACTCGGAGATGTTCCGGCGTCAGTACAGCACGGTTTCGGATGGCGATAACAATTGGAAGAGCCTGAAGTTTCCCGACGGGGAGACGT
Coding sequences within:
- a CDS encoding aconitate hydratase, translated to MPTQSHPDSFKSLSTLSVGKTTYDLFRLKALEGTGVDLGRLPFSLRILLENLLRHEDGRTVTAEDIQFLACWDPNAEPSREIAYMPARVLMQDFTGVPAVVDLAAMRDAMKALGGDPEKINPLQPAELVIDHSVQVDEFGTQRAYDLNAALEFQRNRERYAFLKWGQTAFNNFSAVPPGMGICHQVNLEYLARVVFTTTPDAQGKVFAYPDTLVGTDSHTTMVNGLGVLGWGVGGIEAEAAMLGQPVSMLVPQVVGFKLTGKLKEGTTATDLVLTVTEMLRKLGVVGKFVEFYGSGITELPLADRATIANMAPEYGATCGIFPVDAETLKYLRLTGRSEEQIALVEAYYREQGLFHTADAKEAVYSATISLDLATVESSVAGPKRPQDRVALSGAAASFKEQLPSLLGPNGNKHVIRQMVRWEGEGGTASATGDLSSSVGVSAPVVEAPVVSVITISDEKMPQLEAPHVSIRTRFGVDPEQYLDHGSIVIAAITSCTNTSNPYVMMAAGLLAKKAVEKGLSTPPWVKTSLAPGSRVVTDYYVKAGLMPYLDKLRFQVVGYGCTTCIGNSGPLPTDVSKTIEDHGLVAVSVLSGNRNFEGRISPEVRANYLMSPPLVVAYALAGHITHDFEKEALGRDLDGKPVFLRDIWPTQEEVSSAVNSSIDSEMFRRQYSTVSDGDNNWKSLKFPDGETYGWEPDSTYIRKAPYFDGMPATPAPVEDIHGARVLAVLGDSVTTDHISPAGSIKQNGPAGKYLTEHGVKPSDFNSYGSRRGNHEVMVRGTFANVRLRNKLAPGTEGGVTRLLPDDVPMSIYDASVEYAKRKTPLAILAGKEYGSGSSRDWAAKGPRLLGIKFVIAESYERIHRSNLVGMGILPLQFLPGQNVESLRLTGEEIFAIGETPGQLKAMLDSKFADGKVVTVFAESDLGKTIEFSATVRIDTPQEILYYQNGGILQYVLRQLAGKA